The following coding sequences are from one Sander lucioperca isolate FBNREF2018 chromosome 2, SLUC_FBN_1.2, whole genome shotgun sequence window:
- the rasef gene encoding ras and EF-hand domain-containing protein isoform X1 encodes MSAEEQDRLRCLFHVYDVDNSGRIERNEFLTICAELQVSVDEADRIFNRLDVDNDGTITLLEFISGFRYGEVMDSDGGDVSAAWENFERRLGEQAKFIPRTEEAATLYQNISLTEPRLINLFEKVITNFTKEIKQQNSEMENLALTIKRVQDQASMQLSEMDDEIDQRIHAAERKTREQEKKQTETALSELRRSYETEMCELQCKIQRMQMIEEKYKSITVKDESSALKKKINELTLENQRLKQELMKSQTEVACLRSEMDSLKTELTDQSISLERDEEFMKHFSNERDVLERQIEILQTANRKLHDSNDGLRSALERTSRSGNGGSPGEINRSRSKSICYTSPYALMDRFGQRMDDFTLYSCRPSCDTLALAMCDPGLRHRHSSECEEDSLPEIYMDSGLSTLRGSHRGYDSEQEVKGQEEEEEKEKKGEDDNNDSLMGKNSDTEPAETQDSESAFGSDSSSVLDWKPSEPISVTKPPAPTIRKALSAISVQKEDQNSTDLSYMTSEKAYRIVLAGDAAVGKSSFLLRLCKNEFKLNSSATLGVDFQMKTLIVDGEPVSLQLWDTAGQERFRSIAKSYFRRADGVLLLYDVTCEKSFLNVREWVDMIEQDVSQEDIPIMLVGNKSDLRQDGASCVPTSYGEKLAMTYNTLFCETSAKDGSNILEAVLHLARQVTKQAAFDEKSHYQSLPNLEAPRKKPNFSCCT; translated from the exons ATGAGTGCAGAGGAGCAGGACCGGCTGCGCTGCCTGTTTCACGTCTACGACGTTGACAACTCCGGGCGTATCGAGAGAAACGAGTTCCTCACCATCTGTGCTGAACTGCAGGTGTCCGTGGACGAGGCGGACCGGATATTTAACCGACTGGACGTCGACAACGACGGAACCATCACCTTGCTGGAGTTCATCAGCGGCTTCCGCTACGGAGAGGTCATGGACTCGGACGGAGGAGACGTGTCCGCCGCCTGGGAGAACTTCGAGAGGAGGCTGGGCGAGCAGGCCAAGTTCATCCCCAG GACTGAAGAAGCGGCTACGTTGTACCAGAACATCAGTCTGACTGAGCCCAGACTGATAAATCTGTTTGAGAAAGTCATCACAAACTTCACCAAAGAGATCAAACAGCAGAACTCAGAGATGGAGAACCTGGCCCTCACCATAAAACG AGTGCAGGACCAAGCATCAATGCAGCTCAGTGAAATGGATGATGAGATTGACCAACGCATTCATGCTGCTGAGAGAAAAACACGAGAGCAG gAGAAGAAGCAAACAGAGACCGCACTGAGTGAGTTACGGAGAAGTTATGAAACTGAAATGTGTGAGCTGCAGTGTAAAATCCAGAGGATGCAGATG ATAGAAGAGAAGTACAAGAGCATCACTGTGAAAGACGAGAGCTCTGCTCTGAAGAAGAAGATCAATGAGCTAACACTG GAGAACCAGCGGTTAAAACAGGAGCTGATGAAGTCTCAGACCGAAGTCGCCTGTCTGCGCAGTGAGATGGACTCGCTAAAGACGGAGCTAACCGATCAAAGCATCAGCTTGGAACG agacgAGGAGTTTATGAAACACTTTTCTAATGAGCGAGACGTCCTGGAGAGACAGATCGAGATTCTGCA GACAGCCAACAGGAAGCTGCATGACAGCAACGATGGACTGAGATCTGCCTTGGAGAGGACCTCAAGG TCTGGTAACGGTGGATCACCAGGAGAAATAAACAGAAGCAGAAGTAAAAGCATCTGCTACACATCACCCTATGCACTAATGGACAG GTTCGGCCAACGTATGGATGATTTCACTCTGTACAGCTGCCGGCCCAGTTGTGACACTCTGGCCTTGGCCATGTGTGACCCAGGCTTGAGGCACAGACACAGCAGCGAGTGTGAGGAGGACAGTCTGCCTGAGATCTACATGGACAGCGGCCTGTCGACACTTAGAGGTTCACACAGAGGCTACGACTCAGAGcaggaggtcaaaggtcaagaagaagaggaagagaaggagaagaaaggGGAGGATGACAACAATGATAGTTTGATGGGGAAAAACTCTGACACTGAA CCAGCAGAGACTCAGGACAGTGAATCAGCATTCGGGTCGGACAGCAGCTCAGTTTTGGACTGGAAGCCATCTGAACCCATTAGTGTGACCAAACCCCCAGCCCCAACTATTCGGAAAGCCCTCAGTGCCATCAGTGTGCAG aAGGAGGACCAGAACAGCACTGACCTGAGCTACATGACATCCGAGAAGGCCTACAGGATCGTGTTGGCTGGAGATGCTGCTGTGGGAAAGTCCAGCTTCCTGCTTCGCCTCTGCAAGAACGAATTCAAATTAAACTCCAGCGCTACACTGG GAGTGGATTTCCAGATGAAGACACTAATCGTAGATGGAGAGCCCGTTTCACTACAACTATGGGACACTGCAGGACAAGAgag GTTCCGCAGCATTGCAAAGTCGTATTTTCGCCGGGCGGACGGTGTGTTGCTGCTGTACGACGTCACCTGTGAGAAGAGCTTTCTTAATGTTCGAGAGTGGGTGGACATGATCGAG CAGGATGTGTCCCAGGAGGATATTCCCATCATGCTCGTCGGTAATAAGTCTGATCTTAGACAAGATGGAGCTAGCTGTGTTCCTACCAGCTATGGAGAGAAACTGGCCATG ACATACAACACTCTATTCTGTGAAACTAGTGCCAAAGATGGCTCCAACATTCTGGAGGCTGTGCTGCACCTGGCCAG GCAGGTAACAAAGCAGGCTGCTTTTGATGAGAAAAGTCACTATCAGTCGCTGCCCAACTTAGAGGCTCCCAGGAAGAAACCAAACTTCTCCTGCTGCACCTGA
- the rasef gene encoding ras and EF-hand domain-containing protein isoform X2: MSAEEQDRLRCLFHVYDVDNSGRIERNEFLTICAELQVSVDEADRIFNRLDVDNDGTITLLEFISGFRYGEVMDSDGGDVSAAWENFERRLGEQAKFIPRTEEAATLYQNISLTEPRLINLFEKVITNFTKEIKQQNSEMENLALTIKRVQDQASMQLSEMDDEIDQRIHAAERKTREQEKKQTETALSELRRSYETEMCELQCKIQRMQMIEEKYKSITVKDESSALKKKINELTLENQRLKQELMKSQTEVACLRSEMDSLKTELTDQSISLERDEEFMKHFSNERDVLERQIEILQTANRKLHDSNDGLRSALERTSRSGNGGSPGEINRSRSKSICYTSPYALMDRFGQRMDDFTLYSCRPSCDTLALAMCDPGLRHRHSSECEEDSLPEIYMDSGLSTLRGSHRGYDSEQEVKGQEEEEEKEKKGEDDNNDSLMGKNSDTEPAETQDSESAFGSDSSSVLDWKPSEPISVTKPPAPTIRKALSAISVQKEDQNSTDLSYMTSEKAYRIVLAGDAAVGKSSFLLRLCKNEFKLNSSATLGVDFQMKTLIVDGEPVSLQLWDTAGQERFRSIAKSYFRRADGVLLLYDVTCEKSFLNVREWVDMIEDVSQEDIPIMLVGNKSDLRQDGASCVPTSYGEKLAMTYNTLFCETSAKDGSNILEAVLHLARQVTKQAAFDEKSHYQSLPNLEAPRKKPNFSCCT; this comes from the exons ATGAGTGCAGAGGAGCAGGACCGGCTGCGCTGCCTGTTTCACGTCTACGACGTTGACAACTCCGGGCGTATCGAGAGAAACGAGTTCCTCACCATCTGTGCTGAACTGCAGGTGTCCGTGGACGAGGCGGACCGGATATTTAACCGACTGGACGTCGACAACGACGGAACCATCACCTTGCTGGAGTTCATCAGCGGCTTCCGCTACGGAGAGGTCATGGACTCGGACGGAGGAGACGTGTCCGCCGCCTGGGAGAACTTCGAGAGGAGGCTGGGCGAGCAGGCCAAGTTCATCCCCAG GACTGAAGAAGCGGCTACGTTGTACCAGAACATCAGTCTGACTGAGCCCAGACTGATAAATCTGTTTGAGAAAGTCATCACAAACTTCACCAAAGAGATCAAACAGCAGAACTCAGAGATGGAGAACCTGGCCCTCACCATAAAACG AGTGCAGGACCAAGCATCAATGCAGCTCAGTGAAATGGATGATGAGATTGACCAACGCATTCATGCTGCTGAGAGAAAAACACGAGAGCAG gAGAAGAAGCAAACAGAGACCGCACTGAGTGAGTTACGGAGAAGTTATGAAACTGAAATGTGTGAGCTGCAGTGTAAAATCCAGAGGATGCAGATG ATAGAAGAGAAGTACAAGAGCATCACTGTGAAAGACGAGAGCTCTGCTCTGAAGAAGAAGATCAATGAGCTAACACTG GAGAACCAGCGGTTAAAACAGGAGCTGATGAAGTCTCAGACCGAAGTCGCCTGTCTGCGCAGTGAGATGGACTCGCTAAAGACGGAGCTAACCGATCAAAGCATCAGCTTGGAACG agacgAGGAGTTTATGAAACACTTTTCTAATGAGCGAGACGTCCTGGAGAGACAGATCGAGATTCTGCA GACAGCCAACAGGAAGCTGCATGACAGCAACGATGGACTGAGATCTGCCTTGGAGAGGACCTCAAGG TCTGGTAACGGTGGATCACCAGGAGAAATAAACAGAAGCAGAAGTAAAAGCATCTGCTACACATCACCCTATGCACTAATGGACAG GTTCGGCCAACGTATGGATGATTTCACTCTGTACAGCTGCCGGCCCAGTTGTGACACTCTGGCCTTGGCCATGTGTGACCCAGGCTTGAGGCACAGACACAGCAGCGAGTGTGAGGAGGACAGTCTGCCTGAGATCTACATGGACAGCGGCCTGTCGACACTTAGAGGTTCACACAGAGGCTACGACTCAGAGcaggaggtcaaaggtcaagaagaagaggaagagaaggagaagaaaggGGAGGATGACAACAATGATAGTTTGATGGGGAAAAACTCTGACACTGAA CCAGCAGAGACTCAGGACAGTGAATCAGCATTCGGGTCGGACAGCAGCTCAGTTTTGGACTGGAAGCCATCTGAACCCATTAGTGTGACCAAACCCCCAGCCCCAACTATTCGGAAAGCCCTCAGTGCCATCAGTGTGCAG aAGGAGGACCAGAACAGCACTGACCTGAGCTACATGACATCCGAGAAGGCCTACAGGATCGTGTTGGCTGGAGATGCTGCTGTGGGAAAGTCCAGCTTCCTGCTTCGCCTCTGCAAGAACGAATTCAAATTAAACTCCAGCGCTACACTGG GAGTGGATTTCCAGATGAAGACACTAATCGTAGATGGAGAGCCCGTTTCACTACAACTATGGGACACTGCAGGACAAGAgag GTTCCGCAGCATTGCAAAGTCGTATTTTCGCCGGGCGGACGGTGTGTTGCTGCTGTACGACGTCACCTGTGAGAAGAGCTTTCTTAATGTTCGAGAGTGGGTGGACATGATCGAG GATGTGTCCCAGGAGGATATTCCCATCATGCTCGTCGGTAATAAGTCTGATCTTAGACAAGATGGAGCTAGCTGTGTTCCTACCAGCTATGGAGAGAAACTGGCCATG ACATACAACACTCTATTCTGTGAAACTAGTGCCAAAGATGGCTCCAACATTCTGGAGGCTGTGCTGCACCTGGCCAG GCAGGTAACAAAGCAGGCTGCTTTTGATGAGAAAAGTCACTATCAGTCGCTGCCCAACTTAGAGGCTCCCAGGAAGAAACCAAACTTCTCCTGCTGCACCTGA
- the LOC116056833 gene encoding F-box/LRR-repeat protein 2-like has translation MFFTLCRNFLKELKVTSCTGHCLHGDQMLPLIGQLCHHVTSVDVSWSGATDTGVKALSDCCPGLRLTSVVLNGCHVTDDPLMKLVMRHKETLCRLEVFGCQFLTPSCLQTVYEMCPGLQHLNIGQVPKVNIHSLTVMTSQLKCLISLNLTGLHVVTDAAVDTLLQNCVELQSLTFSSCPGVTDLTLHSIRNYTPCIRSLDVSGCKGVTDAGVQSLALGCRRLQQLDLSSTGTGNRGVTLLANYCSRYLRTVKLSFCHITLENILKLCRCCKRLKVLHLYGCGHLPTEREIREVNATVKVYPLP, from the exons ATGTTTTTCACTCTGTGTAGAAACTTTCTGAAG GAACTCAAGGTCACAAGTTGCACTGGTCATTGTCTCCATGGGGACCAGATGttgcctctgattggtcagctgtgtCATCATGTGACCAGTGTGGACGTGAGCTGGAGTGGAGCAACAGACACAGGAGTGAAAGCACTGAGTGACTGCTGCCCAGG GTTGCGGCTAACATCTGTTGTCCTGAACGGCTGTCATGTCACTGATGACCCACTGATGAAACTCGTCATGAGGCACAAAGAAAC TCTGTGCAGATTGGAGGTCTTTGGCTGTCAGTTCCTTACTCCATCCTGTCTACAGACAGTATATGAG ATGTGTCCTGGCCTTCAGCATCTTAACATCGGACAGGTACCAAAAGTCAACATACACAGTCtcacagtgatgacatcacagcTCAAATGCCTCATTTCACTAAATCTCACTGGACTACATGTG GTTACTGATGCCGCAGTGGACACTTTGCTTCAGAACTGTGTCGAACTTCAGAGTTTGACCTTCAGTTCCTGCCCTGGAGTCACTGACCTGACACTGCACAGCATCCGCAATTACACACCTTGCATCAG atcTCTGGACGTGAGTGGCTGCAAGGGAGTAACAGATGCAGGAGTTCAATCTCTAGCTCTGGGATGTAGAAGACTTCAGCAGCTGGATCTCAGCTCCACTGGCACAGGAAACAGAGG GGTTACTCTGCTGGCAAATTACTGCAGCAGATACCTTCGCACTGTCAAACTCAGTTTCTGCCACATCACCTTAGAGAATATACTGAAGCTCTGCAGATGCTGCAAGAG gtTGAAGGTGCTGCATCTCTACGGCTGTGGCCATCTCCCCACtgagagagagatcagagaggTTAACGCTactgttaaagtttaccctctgccctga
- the LOC118493219 gene encoding uncharacterized protein LOC118493219 — protein sequence MKKSDKTWMPQMTFQAANLTMETHPITRAGRTVSELLEDSGNCRRIINRELNLHLLSDSLFSEQQKLRHVLDWAQSFLSSGSEVHHEFCRADSLIFADEERRNTQKKSPAYKHSSAAKYYHPVSCTAGVNEVFRAFPDDPCIPSFTPGGRDKEYRETPENVKSKELKDVTDKQTSSQDNNCRTSGLFISNQRPHTSLSDRNTNQTLASDGATCSVKESTLCWSNVESMVFGTGSNLKLNYKTAGAQPERDISGHQMELRKLKVEGKVGTKMKVAKEELEDARMDERKGTINEEQKSSSAFALYAKNNMSNSEPEKTQERMEKTSNISCHLKTWPTLTVYERYQLCVDQLHHLRVRQSQYTEPGCFIDSPANDRKTSEEFAPQNPQIEKRLNKAGSKRVTAAEITKKSSDVINKNQDRSQYNRSRATLTEHGHHKHCDSLTVKETPAASRPVRQRNKITTNTHLGLDSNTCGALIKATGGVITSIDEVINTHMEQLGTVPGNNGTVVEENAALTTNPGI from the coding sequence ATGAAGAAATCTGATAAAACATGGATGCCACAGATGACTTTTCAAGCAGCAAACCTAACTATGGAGACGCATCCTATCACAAGAGCTGGACGTACTGTGTCTGAACTCCTGGAGGACTCTGGGAATTGTAGAAGGATCATCAACCGGGAGCTGAACCTTCATCTTCTCAGTGACTCTCTCTTTAGTGAGCAGCAGAAGCTGAGGCATGTGTTGGACTGGGCTCAAAGTTTCCTCAGTAGTGGGTCAGAGGTTCACCACGAGTTCTGCAGAGCTGACAGCTTGATATTTGCCGATGAAGAGCGGAGGAATACACAGAAAAAATCACCTGCATATAAGCATTCATCTGCCGCTAAATACTATCATCCTGTCTCCTGTACTGCAGGTGTCAATGAGGTATTTAGAGCTTTTCCAGATGATCCCTGCATCCCCTCCTTTACCCCAGGGGGGAGAGATAAGGAGTACAGAGAAACTCCTGAAAATGTGAAAAGTAAGGAGCTAAAGGATGTCACAGATAAACAAACTTCCAGCCAAGACAACAACTGCAGAACAAGCGGTCTGTTCATATCCAATCAAAGACCACACACCAGCTTATCAGACAGAAATACAAATCAAACGCTTGCATCAGATGGTGCAACATGCTCGGTTAAAGAATCCACATTGTGCTGGAGCAATGTGGAGAGCATGGTGTTTGGCACCGGGAGTAACTTGAAACTGAATTATAAAACAGCTGGAGCTCAGCCAGAAAGAGACATATCAGGACATCAGATGGAGCTCAGAAAATTAAAGGTTGAGGGGAAGGTGGGAACAAAGATGAAAGTTGCGAAAGAGGAACTAGAGGATGCTAGGATGGACGAAAGGAAGGGAACGATAAATGAAGAGCAAAAATCTAGCTCAGCTTTTGCATTGTATGCAAAGAATAACATGAGCAACAGTGAGCCAGAGAAGACACAGGAACGAATGGAAAAGACTTCAAACATCAGCTGTCATTTGAAAACATGGCCAACTTTGACTGTATATGAGCGATACCAGCTTTGTGTGGATCAATTGCATCACCTCAGAGTAAGACAAAGCCAATATACCGAACCGGGATGCTTCATAGATTCCCCTGCAAATGACAGAAAGACATCTGAAGAATTTGCACCACAAAATCCTCAGATTGAAAAACGTCTAAATAAGGCAGGAAGCAAAAGGGTTACAGCTGCAGAAATCACAAAGAAGAGTTCAGATGTCATTAATAAAAACCAGGACAGATCTCAGTACAATAGAAGTAGGGCAACACTTACTGAACATGGACATCACAAACATTGTGACAGTTTGACTGTGAAGGAAACACCTGCAGCCAGTAGACCTGTTCGTCAGAGAAACAAAATTACCACCAACACACATTTGGGTCTTGATAGCAACACATGTGGTGCATTAATAAAAGCAACTGGAGGAGTCATAACCTCAATTGATGAGGTTATTAACACGCATATGGAGCAACTGGGGACTGTACCTGGCAATAATGGTACCGTTGTGGAGGAGAATGCTGCACTCACCACTAACCCAGGTATTTAA